The DNA window CGCCCCAAAGTTGGGAGGGAAGTAGACGATCGCATCGACCGATCGATTCCGGATCGCTGTCTCCGCCATTTCTTCCAGGCGATCCAGTCCCACGGGAAGCGTCGGCGAGACCTTGATCGCCAGCATTTCGGCTTCGGAGTCGGTGCAGACCGACGGCGCAAAGCTCTCCCCGCCGACCAGCAGCGGGTCATCGGGCAGACCGGCGGCCCCGATCAGCCAGACTTGCGACGGGTGGTCGCGGCGGAATTGCGAGACCTGCAGCATTGCCATGCCCATCAGGGGGTATAGCAATAACGGCAACACCGCGATCGTGAATACCGTGCGGCGATCACGCAGCTGATCCCGCAACTCGCGATGGAAAATCAGTCGGACATTCGACCAGTTCATTTGCAACCTGCCGCTTTCGAGTGTGCTTCTTCGCGCTCGGAGATTAGCTGAAAGAACAGCTCTTCCAGGTCGTCTTGTTCGTGTCTTTCGGCCAGTTCCTCCAGCGGCCCTTCCGCCAGAATGTGTCCGCGGTGCATGATGGCGACCCGGTCGCACAGCCTTTCTGCTTCCCGCATGATGTGCGTGGAAAAAATCACGCACTTCCCCTGGTCGCGCAGTTCAGACACCGTGTCGAGCAGCGCCCTGGCGACCAGCACGTCCAGTCCGGAGGTCGCCTCATCAAACACCAAAACTGGCGGGTCATGCACAATGGCGCGGGCGATGGAAACCTTCTGTTTCATGCCGGTCGACATTTTGGCGCCAAGCATGTCTCGGATTTCCATCATTTTCAGCCGTTTGAAAATGTGTTCCATCCGGTCATGCAGCAGGTCGTCTTCCAGGCCGAACAGGCGACCAAAGTACTCGACCATTTCCCAGGCCGTCATCCGGTCGTAAACGGCCGTGTTGGTCGACACGAAACCAATATGCCGCCGCACCAGGGAGGGCTGGGTCAGCACATCGAAACCATTCACACGGACACTGCCCAGGGTGGGGCGCAGCACCGTGCTCAGGATCCGCAGGACGGTCGTTTTGCCCGCGCCATTGGGGCCGAGCAGCCCATAGATCTGTCCGCAACTGGCGGAAAACGACACTCCGGCGACCGCGGTAAACGGGCCCGAACGGATGTCTTCGTAGGATTTTACGAGTTCTCGCACTTGTATCATTCAGAATCTCCAGACGATGTACATTGGAACGT is part of the Lignipirellula cremea genome and encodes:
- a CDS encoding ABC transporter ATP-binding protein translates to MIQVRELVKSYEDIRSGPFTAVAGVSFSASCGQIYGLLGPNGAGKTTVLRILSTVLRPTLGSVRVNGFDVLTQPSLVRRHIGFVSTNTAVYDRMTAWEMVEYFGRLFGLEDDLLHDRMEHIFKRLKMMEIRDMLGAKMSTGMKQKVSIARAIVHDPPVLVFDEATSGLDVLVARALLDTVSELRDQGKCVIFSTHIMREAERLCDRVAIMHRGHILAEGPLEELAERHEQDDLEELFFQLISEREEAHSKAAGCK